The following is a genomic window from Deltaproteobacteria bacterium.
GATGGTTCGTATCGGCGTCTTGATTACCCTGGTGGTGATGTCCCTGCGAATATTGGTGTTTGTACTGATGTAATTATTCGCGCTTATCGCGAGCTTGGCATTGATTTGCAAGTTTTAGTGCATGAAGATATGAAGCTTGCATTTAAAGCTTATCCACAGTTATGGGGGTTAAGGGGGCCTGATTATAATATTGATCATCGGCGGGTACCAAACTTGCAGGTTTATTTTACCCGCGTCGGCGTGAAATTGTCAGTATCACAGCGAGCAGTTGATTATCACGAGGGAGATTTAGTAACTTGGATGTTGCCAGGCAATTTGCCGCATATAGGTATTGTAAGTAGTGATAAAAGCAAAACTACAGGAAATCCGTTAATAATTCATAATATTGGTCGTGGACCTGAAATTGAAGATATGCTGTTTGCTTATGAAATTACCGGTCATTATCGCTGGTTACCACATAAAGTTATAGCAGAACCGCGACCGTGAAGGAGTGCGTGGTATAGCAATACCAACAGTTTGCTAATAAGTTTCAGCGTCGCAATGGAATACGTAAACGTTGCCCAGGCCAAATTAAGCGGGTACTGCGTAAATTATTTTCACGTACTATAGATGAAACTCTTACTCGGTATCGCACCGCGATTCTTGAAAGGGTTTCTCCAGAGCGTACTCGATGGATGGTATATTTTGGTTTGGGTGGTATGTATTCTGGTAGCTGTGCAATTGCGGCGGTTATTTGTTCTGCAGTATTTGAGTTAGGTATTTTTAGTATAAAATCTTCTTTTGGGGTAGCGTTGCTGCGTAGCTGTGGGTTTAATTCTAATAAGGTATTTTTTGGTACATTGATAGCAGCTTCTAAGGCATCAAGGCGGACCGAGCGATTGATAGTTACCTCGCGAATTTCTCCGAGAGTAGAATCAAGTGATGGTAAGGTGACCCCAAATTTTTCAGGGTCATTGATAATATGCAACACTGCAAGCAAGCGCGGAACGTATCTGCGAGTTTCTGCAGGTAAAGATGGATACATATCCCAGAAGTCAACATATTGTTGAGGTGAGCGGCGTTGCACTCGCATAATTGCACCTTCGCCGCAGTTGTAAGCAGCTAATGCTTTAAGCCAATCGCCAAAGTAGAGATGCAGATCAGTAAGATAGGTTATCGCAGCATCAGTTGCTTTTTCTGGATCTAGTCTTTCATCTACCCAGTTGTTTCGTTTGAGATGATAGCGTAAACCTGTTGAAGAAATAAATTGCCACAGACCAAAGGCACCTGCGCGCGAAAGAGCCTTAACTTTAAACGAACTTTCAACTAGGGGTAGCCAACTTAACTGGGTAGGCAAACCTGCTTTTTTTAGTTTTTCAACAATCATTTGTCGATATCGACCAGAGCGTTGATAACCCAAAAAGAAATGATCACGTTCTTGGGTAAGAAAACTTTTTATTTCGCGTTGGACATATTGGTTATCAAAAATCGGCATGCCCAAGTCGAATGAGGCCAATGCTTTTGCATAACTCGTTGGATCGACTTTAAAAGTGCGATTGCGATAAGTTTTATTAATAAGGTCAGCTATTAAAAGACGAATATCTTGTTTTGATTGTGCATTTGTTTCGTCGGTTGCAGGTAAATGCAACAAAGAAGAGTAGGCTTCATCGATAAGTTTAATCGCACCTTCTTGATCACCATCAGCAAGCAGCTTTGCAGCAGCTTCGCATTGTTCAAGAATTTTTGATATTGCTGTTTCAGCATCGTATTGGGCGTCAGAGTCACTATCATTTTCATCGATCTCAGCTTCATCATAATCAAAGTCATCGTTATTTTCGTTAGCCGCTGTTGCATCGTTAACCTGCAAATCAACGTCCATATTAGTATCAGCAGATGTAGTTTTGCTGGCCCCAATTGCGTTAGCAGCATTAGTCTCTTGGTTGAAATTAGCATTCGGTGCAGCAGCCGCGGAAGTTGATGAGATTAGTATATTAGGATTTGATGCTAAGCATGATGATAAACCGACGTTAATTAGCACTGCTAAAAGACAACGTATCTGTAAAAACCTTAGTATAGCTTTATAGGTTGCCACGCAGACTCCAAATTAGGGATACCCTTTAAGTTAAGCGATAATGTAATTATTGCAGCCAACAATGATAGATAGAATAAAATATCCCCGTTGGTAAACGATAATACCATATCTGGCAAGTATTTCGCTCACCTAATCGAAAATTTTTTTATGTTCAAGCAGATAGGGCTAAAACTTAACGGTTAGTTGCATTTTAGCAAGATGATAACAAGAAAACTGATCTGGGCGCTTATTCGCATACTTAATAATGCCATAATATAAAACCAGTCGTATTTTTTGATAAATTTGCTGATGTAACCAAACATTAATTGAGTAAGTTGGCAAGTATTCATTACTCGATAGCCAATTGTTTGATTTAATTGATTTGGTTCGAAATGAACACGCTAACCCAATTTTACTATTAGTTGGTATGTTTAATTCGGCTTTTAACTTATACTGTTGTTGATATATTGCAAAGTTAGCAAACTCGTTATCATATGTTGCCGTGTTCGCTATTGCTGCTAGCAAAACATACGCTATTCTTTTAGTCTTTAAACCAATAGTCAACGTGTACCTATTATATTGATTATCTGTCGACTCCGCTGAATTTTCGTAGATTTTCGCGGAATTATCTAATTCGTCATAAATATCAGCACTCTTACTTTCATATTTGGCTTTTATCGAGATAAGTTCATATTTAGAGGCATCATAATCAAAACGTTGTTGTATTCTGCTATTTACGTGAAGTCCTTTAACCCAAATCCAATGTTGTTTACCATCGGGATCATAATAGTTATTATGTGTCCGACGCCAAAAATTTAAATCAGTACTCGATACTATTTTTTTAAAAATTGAAAACTGAATATTATTACGTAAACCCATTTCATTGCGAGCTGTTAAACCTTGCTCTTGATCGAGGGCAGCTTCACCAAACCCGTGCGGATTTACATAACGGGCATCGTAGTAACGCAGAGCAAATTCTAAATGTTTTACCGGTGGTAGTTTAATAATTAGACGGCCAAATCCAGCATGACCATTACCCCCGGTATTTGCGTACTCAGAACTAAATAAT
Proteins encoded in this region:
- a CDS encoding DUF1287 domain-containing protein, which encodes MAALPKVKPSDAVIASKLVAAAMAQTKIKVSYDGSYRRLDYPGGDVPANIGVCTDVIIRAYRELGIDLQVLVHEDMKLAFKAYPQLWGLRGPDYNIDHRRVPNLQVYFTRVGVKLSVSQRAVDYHEGDLVTWMLPGNLPHIGIVSSDKSKTTGNPLIIHNIGRGPEIEDMLFAYEITGHYRWLPHKVIAEPRP
- a CDS encoding transglycosylase SLT domain-containing protein, producing MATYKAILRFLQIRCLLAVLINVGLSSCLASNPNILISSTSAAAAPNANFNQETNAANAIGASKTTSADTNMDVDLQVNDATAANENNDDFDYDEAEIDENDSDSDAQYDAETAISKILEQCEAAAKLLADGDQEGAIKLIDEAYSSLLHLPATDETNAQSKQDIRLLIADLINKTYRNRTFKVDPTSYAKALASFDLGMPIFDNQYVQREIKSFLTQERDHFFLGYQRSGRYRQMIVEKLKKAGLPTQLSWLPLVESSFKVKALSRAGAFGLWQFISSTGLRYHLKRNNWVDERLDPEKATDAAITYLTDLHLYFGDWLKALAAYNCGEGAIMRVQRRSPQQYVDFWDMYPSLPAETRRYVPRLLAVLHIINDPEKFGVTLPSLDSTLGEIREVTINRSVRLDALEAAINVPKNTLLELNPQLRSNATPKEDFILKIPNSNTAEQITAAIAQLPEYIPPKPKYTIHRVRSGETLSRIAVRYRVRVSSIVRENNLRSTRLIWPGQRLRIPLRR